In Curtobacterium sp. TC1, the following proteins share a genomic window:
- a CDS encoding PfkB family carbohydrate kinase codes for MRIAVVGDTLLDVDVAGTSERLSPDAPVPVVDVTTDDRRAGGAGLVATMLARDGHDVTLVTVLSDDARAQEIRDLLPDVTVVAGPSGAPTPVKTRVRVVDHALVRIDEGCATPPVPEATDAMTAALDDVDAVVVADYGRGVAAVPALRDALARVAERTPVVWDPHPKGAAPVAGITVATPNAAEARRFTDVEGHGVPFATVAAARLVEQWQVGAVAVTMGDRGALLADARGDSRFVPAPSVSAGDPCGAGDRLAAGVAVALAGGADVPDAVSAGVVAASEYLAAGGVAALFADVGAAPLPVPGADRDALRTVHDVRSAGGTVVATGGCFDLLHAGHARTLSAARALGDCLVVCLNSDSSVRALKGPDRPIMTQDDRVELLLALDCVDAVVVFDEHTPDEALRRFRPDVWAKGGDYTASELPEAETLAEWGGRVVTVPFHPGRSTTRLAAALEHVG; via the coding sequence CTGCGGATCGCCGTCGTGGGCGACACGCTGCTCGACGTCGACGTGGCCGGCACGAGCGAACGGCTCAGCCCGGACGCGCCCGTACCCGTCGTCGACGTCACCACCGACGACCGCCGAGCGGGTGGTGCCGGACTCGTCGCCACGATGCTCGCGCGCGACGGGCACGACGTCACCCTGGTCACCGTCCTGAGCGACGACGCCCGCGCGCAGGAGATCCGCGACCTGCTCCCCGACGTCACCGTCGTCGCCGGCCCGTCCGGCGCACCGACACCGGTGAAGACCCGGGTGCGCGTCGTCGACCACGCCCTGGTCCGGATCGACGAGGGCTGCGCGACCCCGCCCGTCCCCGAGGCGACCGACGCCATGACCGCCGCCCTCGACGACGTCGACGCGGTCGTCGTCGCCGACTACGGCCGCGGGGTCGCCGCCGTCCCGGCCCTCCGGGACGCGCTGGCACGGGTCGCCGAGCGCACGCCCGTGGTGTGGGACCCGCACCCGAAGGGCGCCGCACCGGTCGCCGGGATCACCGTGGCCACCCCGAACGCCGCCGAGGCACGACGCTTCACCGACGTCGAGGGGCACGGCGTGCCCTTCGCCACGGTCGCTGCAGCCCGGCTCGTCGAGCAGTGGCAGGTCGGCGCGGTCGCCGTGACGATGGGCGACCGTGGGGCACTCCTCGCCGATGCCCGGGGCGACAGCCGCTTCGTCCCGGCGCCCTCCGTCAGCGCCGGTGACCCCTGCGGTGCCGGCGACCGACTCGCCGCCGGGGTCGCCGTCGCGCTGGCCGGTGGAGCGGACGTGCCCGATGCCGTCTCCGCCGGTGTGGTCGCCGCGTCCGAGTACCTCGCGGCAGGCGGCGTCGCGGCGCTCTTCGCCGACGTCGGCGCGGCTCCGCTCCCGGTGCCCGGCGCCGACCGCGACGCCCTGCGCACCGTGCACGACGTGCGCAGTGCCGGCGGCACCGTCGTCGCGACGGGCGGCTGCTTCGACCTGCTGCACGCCGGCCACGCCCGCACGTTGTCCGCGGCTCGGGCGCTCGGCGACTGCCTGGTCGTGTGCCTCAACTCGGACAGTTCCGTCCGGGCGCTCAAGGGACCCGACCGGCCGATCATGACGCAGGACGACCGGGTCGAACTGCTGCTCGCCCTGGACTGCGTCGACGCCGTCGTCGTGTTCGACGAGCACACCCCCGACGAAGCCCTGCGCCGCTTCCGGCCGGACGTCTGGGCGAAGGGCGGCGACTACACCGCGAGCGAACTGCCCGAAGCCGAGACGCTCGCCGAGTGGGGCGGACGCGTCGTCACCGTCCCGTTCCACCCCGGCCGCTCGACGACCCGGCTCGCCGCGGCCCTCGAACACGTCGGCTGA
- the rfaE2 gene encoding D-glycero-beta-D-manno-heptose 1-phosphate adenylyltransferase encodes MSVDVRLVRDLVATIDDREPLVVVIGDCILDRWTVGEAERVSREAPAPVVRVTETIAVPGGAANTAVNARALGARVRMVGLIGDDEAGDVLRERLETAGVDTSFLVEITGARTTTKSRVVGGDRVVVRVDDLAGTPTAEHNERLARAVARAIRCADAAVVCDYGLGVRAEDVVPVLDRDRPGAIVVDAHDLPRWASLRPDLVTPNAGEAAQLLGHDLGTGADRVAAVVDARADVLARTGARAAVVTLDRDGTVLLERGSDEGYRTRAVPASEQQASGAGDTFCAAASVALAVDASVRDAVSVAQAAADVVVREAGTSVCSAAALLASVAAPAATVVDHDELAVAVGRARQDGRRVVFTNGCFDVVHRGHTTYLRQARDLGDLLVVALNDDDSVRRLKGPERPINPAEDRAGVLAALACVDLVTVFATDTPIPLIERLRPEVYVKGGDYSPEMLRETSVVRGYGGEVVMVDYVPEHSTTAVVRRIREAAAASAGSAVPAAATTAPAAATDPEGTTEGKVIPQ; translated from the coding sequence GTGAGTGTCGACGTCCGGCTCGTCCGCGACCTCGTCGCCACGATCGACGACCGCGAGCCGCTCGTCGTCGTGATCGGCGACTGCATCCTCGACCGGTGGACCGTCGGCGAGGCCGAGCGGGTCTCGCGCGAGGCACCGGCACCCGTCGTCCGGGTCACCGAGACCATCGCGGTGCCCGGTGGCGCCGCGAACACCGCGGTGAACGCCCGCGCCCTCGGTGCCCGTGTCCGGATGGTCGGACTCATCGGCGACGACGAGGCCGGCGACGTCCTGCGCGAACGGCTCGAGACCGCGGGCGTCGACACCTCGTTCCTGGTCGAGATCACCGGAGCGCGCACCACCACGAAGTCCCGCGTGGTCGGTGGCGACCGGGTCGTGGTCCGGGTCGACGACCTGGCCGGCACCCCGACCGCCGAGCACAACGAACGGTTGGCGCGTGCCGTCGCCCGTGCGATCCGGTGCGCCGACGCCGCGGTCGTCTGCGACTACGGGCTCGGCGTCCGGGCCGAGGACGTCGTGCCGGTGCTGGACCGCGACCGCCCCGGCGCGATCGTCGTCGACGCGCACGACCTCCCCCGCTGGGCGTCGTTGCGACCCGACCTCGTCACGCCCAACGCCGGCGAGGCCGCACAGCTGCTCGGCCACGACCTCGGGACCGGTGCCGACCGGGTGGCCGCCGTCGTGGACGCCCGCGCCGACGTCCTCGCCCGCACCGGTGCCCGCGCGGCCGTCGTCACGCTCGACCGCGACGGCACCGTGCTGCTCGAGCGCGGCTCGGACGAGGGCTACCGCACGCGTGCGGTCCCGGCCTCGGAACAGCAGGCCTCCGGAGCCGGCGACACGTTCTGCGCCGCCGCGTCGGTGGCACTCGCCGTCGACGCGTCCGTCCGCGACGCGGTGTCGGTGGCGCAGGCCGCCGCCGACGTCGTCGTCCGTGAAGCCGGCACGTCGGTGTGCAGCGCCGCCGCCCTGCTCGCCTCGGTGGCGGCCCCGGCAGCCACCGTCGTCGACCACGACGAGCTCGCGGTCGCGGTCGGACGAGCGCGCCAGGACGGGCGCCGGGTGGTGTTCACGAACGGCTGCTTCGACGTCGTGCACCGTGGACACACGACGTACCTGCGCCAGGCCCGTGACCTCGGCGACCTGCTCGTCGTGGCGCTGAACGACGACGACTCGGTGCGCCGGCTGAAGGGCCCGGAGCGACCGATCAACCCGGCCGAGGACCGTGCCGGGGTGCTCGCCGCCCTCGCCTGCGTCGACCTGGTCACGGTGTTCGCGACGGACACCCCGATCCCGCTCATCGAACGGCTGCGACCCGAGGTCTACGTCAAGGGCGGGGACTACTCGCCGGAGATGCTCCGCGAGACGTCGGTCGTCCGCGGGTACGGCGGCGAGGTCGTCATGGTCGACTACGTCCCCGAGCACTCCACGACGGCCGTGGTCCGGCGCATCCGCGAAGCCGCGGCGGCGTCGGCCGGGTCCGCCGTGCCGGCCGCCGCGACCACCGCGCCCGCAGCCGCGACCGACCCCGAGGGGACCACCGAGGGAAAGGTCATACCGCAGTAG
- a CDS encoding SIS domain-containing protein, whose amino-acid sequence MTIDQQPGIDEHTTASARIVLDHVAASVPVIASLVDHHDHIAAWADDIAGRLVAGRRLLAAGNGGSAAEAQHLTSELTGRFDGDRPAYSAISLHAETSAVTAIGNDYGFDQVFARQVSAHARVGDVVVLLSTSGKSPNLLRAAEAARAVGARAIALTGPRPNPLADAVDDAICIEGPSANVQEAQLVLVHALCRAMEPALHRGGRR is encoded by the coding sequence ATGACCATCGACCAGCAGCCCGGGATCGACGAGCACACGACCGCGAGTGCACGCATCGTGCTCGACCACGTCGCCGCCTCGGTCCCCGTGATCGCGTCGCTCGTCGACCACCACGACCACATCGCCGCCTGGGCCGACGACATCGCCGGCCGGCTCGTCGCGGGCCGACGGCTGCTCGCCGCCGGCAACGGCGGATCCGCCGCCGAGGCGCAGCACCTGACCTCGGAGCTCACCGGTCGGTTCGACGGCGACCGCCCCGCCTACTCGGCGATCTCGCTGCACGCGGAGACGTCGGCGGTCACGGCCATCGGCAACGACTACGGGTTCGACCAGGTGTTCGCCCGCCAGGTGTCGGCGCACGCCCGGGTCGGCGACGTCGTCGTGCTGCTGTCGACCAGCGGCAAGAGCCCGAACCTGCTCCGCGCCGCCGAGGCCGCCCGCGCCGTCGGTGCACGTGCGATCGCACTGACCGGACCGCGACCGAACCCGCTGGCCGACGCGGTGGACGACGCGATCTGCATCGAGGGCCCGTCCGCCAACGTGCAGGAGGCGCAGCTCGTGCTCGTGCACGCCCTGTGCCGGGCGATGGAGCCCGCACTGCACCGTGGAGGACGACGATGA
- a CDS encoding glycosyltransferase, whose protein sequence is MRILVWHVHGGWMDAFVRGPHEYLIPTTPARDAWGLGRGGRAWPASAIEIDPADVADADVDVVVLQRTEELDAAKRLLGGRDVPIVFVEHNAPRVDVPNSLHPFRDRDDLTIAHVTHWNALMWDCGTTRTTVVEHGVVDPGPLYTGSLERLGVVINEPVRRNRVVGTDLLPRFAAVAPVDVWGMGTERLPELGFGDRVVAQGDVQADPMHAALAERRAYVHPNRWTSLGLSLLEAMHLAMPVLVLASTDVPRTVPGEAGAIATDVEELVRASRILIEDPDEARRRGAVAREAVLARHALGRFTADWDELLDDAVTRGTGRNRVAAAALEGSPR, encoded by the coding sequence ATGCGCATCCTCGTGTGGCACGTGCACGGTGGCTGGATGGACGCCTTCGTCCGCGGCCCGCACGAGTACCTGATCCCGACCACGCCGGCGCGCGACGCCTGGGGCCTCGGCCGCGGTGGCCGCGCCTGGCCGGCGTCCGCGATCGAGATCGACCCCGCCGACGTCGCCGACGCCGACGTGGACGTCGTCGTCCTGCAGCGCACCGAGGAGCTCGACGCAGCGAAGCGCCTGCTCGGCGGTCGCGACGTGCCCATCGTCTTCGTCGAGCACAACGCCCCCCGGGTCGACGTGCCGAACAGCCTGCACCCGTTCCGCGACCGCGACGACCTGACCATCGCGCACGTCACGCACTGGAACGCGCTGATGTGGGACTGCGGGACCACGCGCACCACCGTCGTCGAGCACGGGGTCGTCGACCCCGGGCCGCTGTACACCGGCTCACTCGAACGCCTCGGCGTCGTCATCAACGAGCCCGTCCGCCGGAACCGCGTCGTCGGCACCGATCTGCTCCCCCGGTTCGCGGCCGTGGCGCCCGTCGACGTCTGGGGCATGGGCACCGAACGACTGCCGGAACTCGGCTTCGGCGACCGCGTGGTCGCGCAGGGCGACGTCCAGGCCGACCCGATGCACGCCGCACTCGCCGAACGACGGGCCTACGTCCACCCGAACCGGTGGACCTCGCTCGGGCTCTCGCTCCTCGAGGCGATGCACCTGGCCATGCCCGTCCTGGTGCTGGCCTCGACCGACGTGCCCCGCACGGTCCCGGGCGAGGCCGGTGCGATCGCGACGGACGTCGAGGAGCTGGTGCGCGCCTCCCGGATCCTCATCGAAGACCCCGACGAGGCACGCCGACGGGGCGCCGTGGCCCGCGAGGCCGTGCTCGCACGACACGCGCTCGGCCGCTTCACCGCCGACTGGGACGAGCTGCTCGACGACGCCGTCACCCGTGGCACCGGACGCAACCGGGTGGCCGCGGCCGCCCTCGAGGGGAGCCCCCGATGA
- a CDS encoding glycosyltransferase family 9 protein, with protein sequence MSRPRVLVARLDSFGDVLVAGPAVRAVAAGASHVTMLCGPQGAPAADLLPGVDRVRVWAAPWVTETARPIDDTVLDEFRALVAEERPDEAVVLTSFHQSPLPLALLLRLAGVPRVSGASVDHPGALLDVRLRPGEDLPEDLPEPERALRIAAAAGFRLPPDDDGRLVVRHDAVAPPSVAGLERYVVVHPGASVPARSWPESHHRELVAAYAERGVPVVVTGSPGERDLTAAVAGDTAVDLGGRTTPAELAAVLAGAEVVVVGNTGPAHLAAAVGAPIVSLFSPVVPAVKWAPYAPLVELLGDQAAPCRLSRARECPVAGHPCLSTVRTEDVLAAHGRLLDRASRMEPRSLRSAPEGAA encoded by the coding sequence GTGAGCCGTCCCCGCGTCCTCGTGGCGCGCCTCGACTCCTTCGGCGACGTCCTGGTCGCCGGCCCCGCCGTCCGCGCCGTCGCCGCCGGGGCGTCGCACGTCACGATGCTGTGCGGGCCGCAGGGCGCGCCGGCGGCCGACCTGCTGCCCGGCGTCGACCGGGTCCGGGTGTGGGCCGCGCCGTGGGTCACCGAGACCGCGCGGCCGATCGACGACACCGTGCTCGACGAGTTCCGTGCGCTCGTCGCCGAGGAACGCCCCGACGAAGCGGTCGTCCTCACCTCGTTCCACCAGTCGCCGTTGCCGCTGGCGCTGCTCCTGCGTCTCGCCGGGGTCCCCCGCGTGTCCGGGGCGTCGGTCGACCACCCCGGCGCACTGCTCGACGTCCGGCTCCGGCCCGGCGAGGACCTCCCCGAGGACCTCCCCGAGCCGGAGCGTGCGCTGCGGATCGCCGCGGCGGCCGGGTTCCGGCTGCCGCCGGACGACGACGGGAGGCTCGTGGTCCGCCACGACGCCGTCGCACCACCATCCGTGGCCGGGCTGGAGCGGTACGTGGTCGTCCACCCCGGTGCGAGCGTGCCGGCCCGGTCGTGGCCGGAGTCGCACCACCGGGAGCTCGTCGCCGCCTACGCCGAGCGCGGCGTGCCCGTCGTCGTGACCGGCTCCCCCGGCGAACGCGACCTCACCGCCGCCGTCGCCGGCGACACCGCCGTCGACCTCGGCGGCCGGACCACGCCCGCCGAGCTCGCCGCCGTCCTGGCCGGCGCCGAGGTCGTCGTCGTCGGCAACACCGGCCCGGCGCACCTCGCCGCTGCGGTCGGGGCTCCGATCGTCAGCCTGTTCTCGCCGGTCGTCCCCGCGGTCAAGTGGGCGCCGTACGCACCGCTGGTCGAACTCCTCGGGGACCAGGCCGCACCGTGCCGTCTCAGCCGGGCGCGGGAGTGCCCCGTCGCCGGCCACCCGTGCCTGTCCACGGTGCGCACCGAGGACGTCCTCGCAGCCCACGGACGGCTGCTCGACCGCGCTTCTCGGATGGAACCGAGAAGTCTGCGGAGCGCCCCAGAAGGCGCTGCGTAG
- a CDS encoding D-glycero-alpha-D-manno-heptose-1,7-bisphosphate 7-phosphatase translates to MSLAPDRVIRGLLFDRDDTLVVDVPYNADPRLVVPVPGARRAVERARAAGLLLGVVTNQSAIAKGLATRAQVDATNDRVDELVGPFDVWCVCPHDAADDCACRKPRPGMVLDAAERLGVPPQALVVVGDIGADVMAARAAGAQGLLVPTPRTRPEEVDAADTVARTLAEAVDLVIAAAEPSLVETDRA, encoded by the coding sequence ATGTCCCTCGCACCGGACCGCGTGATCCGCGGCCTGCTCTTCGACCGCGACGACACCCTCGTCGTGGACGTCCCGTACAACGCCGACCCTCGGCTCGTGGTCCCCGTCCCCGGCGCTCGTCGTGCCGTGGAGCGGGCCCGCGCCGCGGGGCTGCTGCTCGGCGTGGTCACGAACCAGTCCGCGATCGCGAAGGGCCTCGCAACCCGTGCGCAGGTGGACGCGACGAACGACCGGGTCGACGAGCTCGTCGGACCGTTCGACGTCTGGTGCGTCTGCCCGCACGACGCCGCCGACGACTGCGCCTGCCGGAAGCCGCGCCCGGGCATGGTGCTCGACGCGGCCGAGCGACTCGGTGTCCCCCCGCAGGCACTCGTGGTGGTCGGCGACATCGGCGCCGACGTGATGGCCGCCCGGGCCGCCGGGGCGCAGGGCCTGCTCGTGCCGACGCCGCGCACGCGACCCGAGGAGGTCGACGCCGCCGACACGGTCGCGCGGACCCTGGCCGAGGCCGTCGACCTCGTGATCGCGGCGGCCGAGCCGTCACTCGTCGAGACGGATCGGGCGTGA
- a CDS encoding SDR family oxidoreductase yields the protein MPVPTTPIGRVLVTGGASGLGAAVVAAVTEAGGTPIVLDLRVDAVPEGIDAVAVDVSDTDAVEQAVRQAAERHDGLDAVVTAAGIDTPAPIDAISSGNWEKIVAVNLIGTASVVRAALPALEASHGRVVTISSSLALRGVGDGTAYSASKFGVRGFSQALAAETAGRIGVTNVIPAGMRTNFFADRTEQYKPGPDAQLIEPEYVANSIIFALSQPAGCEIRELSIMPATEPSWP from the coding sequence ATGCCCGTCCCCACCACCCCCATCGGCCGCGTCCTCGTCACCGGCGGTGCCTCCGGTCTCGGCGCGGCGGTCGTCGCCGCGGTCACCGAGGCCGGCGGCACCCCGATCGTCCTCGACCTGCGCGTCGACGCGGTGCCCGAGGGCATCGACGCCGTGGCCGTCGACGTGTCGGACACCGACGCGGTCGAGCAGGCGGTCCGTCAGGCCGCCGAGCGCCACGACGGACTCGACGCCGTCGTCACCGCCGCGGGGATCGACACGCCCGCACCGATCGACGCGATCTCGTCGGGCAACTGGGAGAAGATCGTCGCCGTCAACCTGATCGGCACCGCTTCGGTGGTCCGGGCAGCACTCCCCGCGCTCGAGGCGAGCCACGGTCGCGTCGTGACGATCTCGTCGTCGCTGGCCCTGCGCGGCGTCGGCGACGGCACCGCGTACTCGGCGTCGAAGTTCGGCGTCCGCGGGTTCTCACAGGCCCTGGCAGCCGAGACCGCCGGCCGCATCGGCGTCACGAACGTGATCCCGGCCGGCATGCGGACGAACTTCTTCGCCGACCGCACCGAGCAGTACAAGCCGGGGCCGGACGCGCAGCTGATCGAGCCGGAGTACGTCGCGAACTCGATCATCTTCGCGTTGTCGCAGCCGGCCGGCTGCGAGATCCGCGAGCTGTCGATCATGCCCGCGACGGAGCCCAGCTGGCCGTAG
- a CDS encoding glycosyltransferase, whose product MKIAMVSEHASPLAVLGGVDAGGQNVHVAELSGALADRGHQVTVYTRRDDAAQPVRVPLRPGVEVVHVDAGPARHVSKDELFPFMGTFASVLAAEWFVDRPDVVHAHFWMSGHAALDAVAQVQARTGGTRIPVAQTFHALGVVKRRHQGSADTSPAEREWLEPAVGRSADQVVATCSDEAFELKALGVPLQRISVVPCGVDVSLFRPDGPVEERGRAQRVLTASRLVRRKGVGTTIAALAALVAQGRDVELVVVGGAGVAGADLVDDPEYQRLDALARTLGVRDHVTFRGQLGQHEMPAVYRSADVVVCAPWYEPFGIVPLEAMACGRPVVASSVGGLIDTVVEDGTGLHVPPRDEAEVAAAVGALLDDPDRREALGRAGRARAESRYTWQKVAADSERVYERLLAGAVAVAAPTAPAGAPQRTATHAGRVTRAAQPTERTAR is encoded by the coding sequence ATGAAGATCGCGATGGTGTCCGAGCACGCGAGTCCACTCGCCGTGCTCGGCGGTGTCGACGCCGGTGGACAGAACGTCCACGTGGCCGAACTGTCCGGAGCGCTCGCCGACCGCGGACACCAGGTGACCGTCTACACGCGGCGGGACGACGCGGCGCAGCCCGTCCGGGTCCCGCTGCGCCCCGGCGTCGAGGTCGTGCACGTCGACGCCGGACCCGCGCGGCACGTGTCGAAGGACGAGCTGTTCCCGTTCATGGGGACGTTCGCGTCGGTGCTCGCCGCGGAGTGGTTCGTCGACCGGCCCGACGTCGTGCACGCCCACTTCTGGATGTCCGGGCACGCGGCGCTCGACGCCGTCGCGCAGGTGCAGGCGCGGACCGGTGGCACCCGCATCCCCGTCGCGCAGACGTTCCACGCGCTCGGCGTCGTGAAGCGTCGACACCAGGGGTCGGCCGACACGAGTCCCGCAGAGCGCGAGTGGCTCGAACCGGCCGTCGGGCGGAGTGCCGACCAGGTGGTCGCGACGTGCTCCGACGAGGCCTTCGAACTCAAGGCACTCGGTGTCCCCCTGCAGCGCATCTCCGTCGTGCCGTGCGGCGTCGACGTGTCGCTGTTCCGCCCGGACGGACCCGTCGAGGAGCGCGGCCGTGCACAGCGGGTCCTCACCGCGTCGCGCCTGGTGCGGCGCAAGGGCGTCGGCACGACGATCGCGGCGCTCGCCGCCCTGGTCGCCCAGGGCCGCGACGTCGAACTCGTCGTCGTCGGCGGTGCCGGCGTCGCCGGGGCCGACCTGGTGGACGACCCCGAGTACCAGCGGCTCGACGCCCTCGCCCGGACGCTCGGGGTCCGTGACCACGTGACCTTCCGCGGCCAGCTGGGGCAGCACGAGATGCCCGCCGTCTACCGGAGTGCCGACGTCGTGGTCTGCGCCCCCTGGTACGAGCCCTTCGGCATCGTGCCACTCGAGGCGATGGCCTGCGGACGACCCGTCGTCGCGTCGAGCGTCGGCGGGCTCATCGACACCGTCGTCGAGGACGGCACGGGGCTGCACGTCCCGCCGCGCGACGAGGCCGAGGTCGCTGCCGCCGTCGGCGCCCTGCTCGACGACCCCGACCGCCGCGAGGCACTCGGCCGGGCCGGCCGCGCACGCGCCGAGTCCCGGTACACGTGGCAGAAGGTCGCCGCGGACAGCGAGCGCGTCTACGAGCGGCTCCTGGCCGGTGCGGTCGCCGTGGCCGCACCGACCGCACCCGCGGGCGCACCGCAGCGCACCGCCACCCACGCCGGACGGGTCACCCGTGCCGCACAGCCGACCGAGAGGACCGCCCGATGA
- a CDS encoding aldehyde dehydrogenase family protein → MTIAPAAADATTDLVVTDPVDGTVASTVPRASEPEVRDAVARARAAAGPWARTAPAERGALLRAAAEHVRAHAQELADLNTRETGKVPGDALGGVDAGVGTLVQYAELGPVHRGEALRGQFGAADWAVPHPRGVVLALTPWNDPVAVACGILGAAIVTGNTVVHKGSERSPATIARLNALLAEVLPDGVLVGVDGDGSTGELLLAQDGIDVYAHVGSTATGDRLSEVAVATRAHVVRENGGNDAVLVDADVDPEWAAAQVALGAFANTGQICTSVERVYVHRDVAEPFVAALVAEAERRTAAPADTYGPLVDQRLRSTVQSHVDDAVQRGATARTGGVTPDGVGTFYPATVLTDCTDDMLVMTEETFGPIAPVRVVDDFDEGLRLAAADRYGLAATVLTNDTGHALRAAAELPVGTVKVNAVFGGAPGGSAQPRGASGAGFGYGPHLLDELTTTTVVHLEPAPARTTGGTK, encoded by the coding sequence ATGACGATCGCACCCGCTGCTGCCGACGCCACCACGGACCTGGTGGTGACCGACCCCGTCGACGGGACGGTCGCGTCGACCGTGCCCCGTGCCTCCGAACCGGAGGTCCGCGACGCCGTCGCCCGCGCCCGGGCCGCGGCCGGCCCGTGGGCGCGCACCGCACCGGCCGAGCGCGGCGCGCTCCTGCGCGCGGCGGCCGAGCACGTGCGTGCGCACGCGCAGGAGCTCGCCGACCTGAACACCCGCGAGACCGGCAAGGTGCCGGGTGACGCACTCGGCGGGGTCGACGCGGGCGTCGGCACCCTGGTGCAGTACGCCGAACTCGGACCGGTGCACCGTGGCGAGGCCCTGCGCGGCCAGTTCGGTGCCGCCGACTGGGCGGTCCCACACCCCCGCGGCGTGGTGCTCGCCCTGACGCCGTGGAACGACCCCGTCGCCGTGGCGTGCGGCATCCTGGGCGCAGCGATCGTCACGGGCAACACCGTGGTCCACAAGGGCAGCGAGCGCTCCCCCGCCACCATCGCCCGCCTGAACGCCCTGCTCGCCGAGGTCCTGCCCGACGGCGTGCTCGTCGGCGTCGACGGGGACGGGTCCACGGGCGAGCTGCTGCTCGCCCAGGACGGCATCGACGTCTACGCGCACGTCGGGTCCACCGCGACCGGGGACCGACTGTCCGAGGTCGCCGTCGCGACCCGAGCCCACGTGGTCCGCGAGAACGGCGGGAACGACGCGGTCCTCGTCGACGCCGACGTCGACCCGGAGTGGGCCGCCGCCCAGGTGGCGCTCGGCGCGTTCGCGAACACCGGGCAGATCTGCACCAGCGTCGAGCGCGTGTACGTGCACCGCGACGTCGCCGAGCCCTTCGTCGCCGCGCTGGTGGCCGAGGCGGAGCGTCGCACGGCCGCACCCGCGGACACCTACGGTCCGCTCGTCGACCAGCGGCTCCGCAGCACCGTGCAGTCCCACGTCGACGACGCCGTGCAGCGCGGCGCGACGGCTCGGACCGGCGGGGTCACCCCGGACGGTGTCGGGACGTTCTACCCGGCGACCGTGCTCACCGACTGCACCGACGACATGCTCGTGATGACCGAGGAGACCTTCGGCCCGATCGCGCCGGTCCGCGTCGTCGACGACTTCGACGAGGGACTCCGGCTCGCCGCCGCAGACCGTTACGGCCTCGCCGCGACCGTCCTGACGAACGACACCGGCCACGCCCTGCGCGCCGCAGCCGAGCTGCCGGTCGGCACCGTGAAGGTCAACGCGGTGTTCGGCGGCGCACCGGGCGGCAGCGCCCAGCCGCGCGGCGCGTCCGGAGCGGGCTTCGGGTACGGCCCGCACCTGCTCGACGAGCTGACCACCACCACGGTCGTCCACCTCGAGCCCGCACCCGCACGCACCACCGGCGGTACGAAGTGA
- a CDS encoding glycosyltransferase family 9 protein yields the protein MTEIAVLRGGGLGDLMFAVPALEALAAAYPDARVTLLGTPAAATVLRGRTDAVHAFEELPIAPGVRDSGDGAPDAEDFVARLHGRFDLAVQLHGGGRNSNPFLLRLGARHTVGTATEDAEVLERWVRYVYYQHEVLRALEVVSLAGAVPVTLDPRVRVAVDEQAAVRERLGVTGDGARLVAIHPGATDPRRRWSPDRFAAVARARLEAGDDVVLVGDASDVPAATAIVDALPAHLTGRVHDLTGTVPLGQLPAVLAAADVMVGDDSGPRHLAVAVGTPTVGVFWFGNVVNAGPFDRGRHRVHLSYVTRCPVCGVDVTQVGWTAERCAHDPSYVDEVDPQPVLDDVADLLRTV from the coding sequence GTGACGGAGATCGCAGTGCTCCGTGGTGGCGGTCTCGGTGACCTGATGTTCGCCGTGCCCGCACTCGAGGCACTCGCGGCGGCGTACCCGGACGCGCGCGTCACCCTGCTCGGCACACCCGCCGCTGCAACGGTCCTCCGTGGGCGGACCGACGCCGTCCACGCCTTCGAGGAACTCCCGATCGCGCCGGGCGTCCGCGACTCCGGCGACGGGGCGCCCGACGCCGAGGACTTCGTCGCGCGCCTGCACGGACGGTTCGACCTCGCGGTGCAGCTGCACGGTGGCGGCCGCAACTCGAACCCGTTCCTGCTCCGGCTCGGCGCCCGGCACACCGTCGGCACCGCGACCGAGGACGCCGAGGTCCTCGAGCGCTGGGTCCGCTACGTCTACTACCAGCACGAGGTGCTCCGTGCACTCGAGGTCGTGTCCCTCGCCGGGGCCGTGCCCGTGACGCTCGACCCCCGGGTGCGCGTCGCCGTCGACGAGCAGGCAGCGGTCCGCGAGCGGTTGGGCGTCACCGGGGACGGCGCGCGACTCGTCGCGATCCACCCCGGCGCGACCGACCCGCGTCGGCGCTGGAGCCCGGACCGGTTCGCCGCCGTCGCCCGCGCCCGTCTCGAGGCCGGCGACGACGTCGTGCTCGTCGGTGACGCGTCGGACGTGCCGGCGGCGACGGCCATCGTCGACGCGCTGCCCGCCCACCTCACCGGCCGGGTGCACGACCTGACCGGCACCGTGCCGCTCGGGCAGCTGCCGGCCGTGCTCGCCGCCGCCGACGTCATGGTCGGCGACGACTCGGGGCCGCGGCACCTGGCGGTCGCCGTCGGGACGCCCACCGTCGGCGTGTTCTGGTTCGGGAACGTCGTCAACGCCGGACCGTTCGATCGTGGGCGCCACCGCGTGCACCTGTCGTACGTCACCCGCTGCCCGGTCTGCGGGGTCGACGTCACGCAGGTGGGCTGGACCGCCGAGCGCTGCGCGCACGACCCGTCCTACGTCGACGAGGTCGACCCGCAGCCGGTCCTCGACGACGTGGCCGACCTGCTCCGCACCGTCTGA